The segment CTCGTAATTCCTTTGCTCTTTCGAAATTGAGCTGTTCACTGGCTTCATGCATTTTCGTGTTTAATTTTTTCTTAATTTCTTTATAACCACCATTTAAAAATGAGGTGATCTGCTGGGAAATAGCTTTATACTCCCCCACGGAAGGTGGATTTTCACTGCATGCTAAACACTGACCCATGTGATAATAAAGACAGTGGCGGCCCGGTTGATTATTACATTTCTTTAATGGATATAATCGATCGAGTAGTCTTTTCGTTTCTCTTGCGGCGATCACATTTGGATATGGACCAAAGTATTTCCCCTTGTCCCTCTTAACATTTCGGGTAATTAATAATCTAGGATGCCGCTCAGAAGTTATTTTTAAATATGGATATGTTTTATCATCCTTTAACATCACATTATACTTTGGATCATATTTTTTTATTAAATTCATCTCTAAAATCAGTGCTTCAATTTCCGATGTTGTCACAATATATTCAAAGTCCTCTATTTCCTGTACTAAACGTTGCGTCTTACGATCATGTGCACCCGTAAAATAAGAACGCACACGATTCTTTAGCAGCTTAGACTTTCCCACATATATGATTGTTTGATGTTTATCTTTCATTAAGTAACAGCCCGGCTGCGTGGGGAGTACGGCTAATTTTTCTTTTATAATTTGGTTCATTGTATCTCCATTCCTTCAGGTTCAACTAGTAAAAGAGAACGGCTTTAATTCTGATTAACTAAAGATAATCCCTTGCTACATGGCGCAACAAGGGATTCAGTCGTATTTTACTATCTAATTATATTTTATGCATGTTTGTTAATTAAATCAACAAGTGCTTCTTTCGGTTGGAAGCCGATGACCTGATCTACAACTTCACCATCTTTGAATAATAATAATGTTGGAATACTCATCACACCGTATTTACCAGCTGTTTCCTGATTTTCATCTACATCCAGTTTAACGATCTGAACTTTTTCTTCCATTTCGCCATCGATTTCTTCCAATACTGGTGCAATCATTTTGCAAGGTCCACACCATGGTGCCCAAAAGTCAGCTAGCACTAACCCCTCAGAAGTTTCCTTCGTGAAATCTTGATCTGACACATGTACTATAGCCATTCATTATTCCTCCTTATTCATCTTAAATCTTATAATGAGTATATCATCGATATTCTATCCATGCTAATACAATGCTTATACGCAAATTAAAAGACCTGACCATATAATGATCAGGCCTCCACCTCTAGCTTACTGACTGCTTCAGGCTTTTAATTTCTTCTGTTAACGTAGGAATAATTTCAAACAGATCACCTACAATGCCATAGTCAGCTACATTAAAGATGTTTGATTCGGCATCTTTATTAATGGCTACAATGACTTTCGAATTGGACATTCCAGCCAGGTGTTGAATGGCTCCGGAGATTCCAACGGCAATGTAAAGATCAGGTGTTACAACTTTACCTGTTTGACCAATTTGCAGTGAGTAATCACAATATTCCGCATCACACGCACCACGTGAGGCTCCAACTGCTCCTCCTAATACATCAGCTAATTCATATAGTGGCTTAAAGCCTTCTTCACTTTTCACTCCACGTCCACCCGCAACAATCACATTTGCTTCAGATAAATCTACCCCCTCAGAAGCTTTACGGATTACATCCTTAATAACAGTCCGGATGTCTGTAACATCAACATCCTTTTCAGCTATATCTCCTGTACGACCTCCATCACGTTCAAGAGCAGAAATATTATTAGGTCTTATTGTTACAAAAGTTAAGCCATCTGTAATTATTTTTTCTTCAAACGCTTTACCGGAATAAATAGGTCTGATGAACGCTGCCTTATCCCCATCCGCTTTGATTTCCACTGCATCTGATATCAACCCGGATTCTAATTTACTCGCAAGCTTCGGTGTTAAATCCTTACCTATAGATGTATGACCCATCACAATTCCATCCGGAGACTCCTCATTAATAACAGTCATTAATGCTTGTCCGTAACCTTCCGATGTATATGTTTTCAAGTTGTCATGTTTAACTGTAACCACACGATCTGCACCATAATAAATCATTTCTTGCGCTTGATTATTTAAATCTTCATCACCAAGTATGACTCCAACAATTTCTCCATCAGCAGCTATTTTTTTTGCAGCTGCAATTGCTTCAAACGTTACATTACGCAATGAAGCCTCTTTATTTTCACCAATAACTAGTAATTTATCGCTCACGTAACATTTCTCCTTTCT is part of the Virgibacillus sp. NKC19-16 genome and harbors:
- a CDS encoding electron transfer flavoprotein subunit alpha/FixB family protein gives rise to the protein MSDKLLVIGENKEASLRNVTFEAIAAAKKIAADGEIVGVILGDEDLNNQAQEMIYYGADRVVTVKHDNLKTYTSEGYGQALMTVINEESPDGIVMGHTSIGKDLTPKLASKLESGLISDAVEIKADGDKAAFIRPIYSGKAFEEKIITDGLTFVTIRPNNISALERDGGRTGDIAEKDVDVTDIRTVIKDVIRKASEGVDLSEANVIVAGGRGVKSEEGFKPLYELADVLGGAVGASRGACDAEYCDYSLQIGQTGKVVTPDLYIAVGISGAIQHLAGMSNSKVIVAINKDAESNIFNVADYGIVGDLFEIIPTLTEEIKSLKQSVS
- the trxA gene encoding thioredoxin, whose translation is MAIVHVSDQDFTKETSEGLVLADFWAPWCGPCKMIAPVLEEIDGEMEEKVQIVKLDVDENQETAGKYGVMSIPTLLLFKDGEVVDQVIGFQPKEALVDLINKHA